The segment GATCGGCTTCGTCCTCGCGCAAACGCAGGTGGGCATCCTGCCGCAGACGGACGCCGGCCCCATGCTGGTGCTGGCCGACGTGGCCTTCGGCCTGATCCTGTTCGAGGTGGGCTACCGCATCAATCTGCGCTGGCTGAAGAACAATCCGTGGATCGCCGTCACGGGCCTGGTCGAATCGCTGCTGACCTTTGCCGTCGTCTACTTCATCGGCATCGAATTTGGCAGCACTTCGATGACGGCGCTGCTGCTGGCATCGCTGGCCATGTCCACCTCGCCGGCCACCATCATGCGCGTCATCAACGAGGAACGCAGCTCGGGCCAGGTCACGGAACGCATCGTCCACCTCACGGCCTTGAATTGCGTGCTGGCCGTCTTCACGTTCAACATCATCGTCGGCTTCTGGATGTTCCAGAGCTCCACCGACCTGATCGAGGCGAGCAGCAGCAGCGCCGCCGTGCTGGCCGCCTCGGTGGCCGCCGGCACCGTCTTCGGCATCGTCGTGCCGGCCATGCTGCGCCGCCTGGGCAATATGGCGCAAGACGCTACCGTGGCGTTCGCGCTGTCGGTGATGCTGCTCGTCGCCCTCACCTACACCACCAGCCTGTCGCCGCTGCTGGCCACGCTCACCTTCGGCCTGGTGGCGCGCCACCGCCGTGTCGCCTTCAGCCAGGCGCAGCGCAATTTCGGCGCCATGGGCGAGCTGTTGACGGTGCTGCTGTTCGTGTATGCCGCCTCGACCCTGGAATGGGCCAGCGTGACGGCCGGCGCGGGCCTGGCCCTGGCCGTCGTCGGCGGACGCTTGCTGACGAAGG is part of the Janthinobacterium sp. 67 genome and harbors:
- a CDS encoding cation:proton antiporter is translated as MQSLISIAADLSWPFAITLAWVVGEFGHRWTGLPRISFYGVIGFVLAQTQVGILPQTDAGPMLVLADVAFGLILFEVGYRINLRWLKNNPWIAVTGLVESLLTFAVVYFIGIEFGSTSMTALLLASLAMSTSPATIMRVINEERSSGQVTERIVHLTALNCVLAVFTFNIIVGFWMFQSSTDLIEASSSSAAVLAASVAAGTVFGIVVPAMLRRLGNMAQDATVAFALSVMLLVALTYTTSLSPLLATLTFGLVARHRRVAFSQAQRNFGAMGELLTVLLFVYAASTLEWASVTAGAGLALAVVGGRLLTKVAGVAAFSHVSGISWRKGVLTGVALTPVSVFIILLLEHARQHGVNFGDELNALAAITLGLELVGPVLVQRVLMLAKETHEIKER